A stretch of Lactiplantibacillus brownii DNA encodes these proteins:
- the purR gene encoding pur operon repressor, translating to MKVRRSERLIDMTRYLLERPHTLVSLTFFAKRYESAKSSISEDLTILKRTFQMRGTGILETIPGAAGGARFIPYILKEEAQTFIDAMTAKVADKSRVLPGGYVYLSDILGQPEILRQVGRVIATQYLNQKIDAVMTVATKGIPIAQSVATYLNVPFVIVRNDSKITEGSTVSVNYVSGSSERIKKMELSKRSLTEGANVLIVDDFMKGGGTINGMKTLIEEFDANLIGITVFAEAAFTGNRLIDDYTSLLRVTNVNDSEKAIKVVPGNYLETVFGAEV from the coding sequence ATGAAAGTACGTAGAAGCGAACGTTTAATCGATATGACGCGTTATTTATTAGAAAGACCCCATACGTTAGTTTCACTAACGTTTTTTGCAAAGCGCTATGAATCGGCGAAATCTTCCATTAGTGAAGACTTGACGATTTTGAAGCGCACCTTCCAAATGCGTGGCACTGGGATTTTGGAAACGATTCCGGGAGCTGCCGGGGGTGCTCGTTTTATTCCTTATATTTTAAAGGAAGAAGCACAAACCTTTATTGATGCCATGACGGCAAAAGTAGCCGATAAGAGTCGCGTGTTACCTGGGGGCTACGTCTATCTTTCAGATATTCTAGGCCAACCAGAAATCTTGCGCCAAGTGGGTCGGGTGATTGCCACGCAATACTTGAACCAAAAGATTGACGCGGTGATGACGGTCGCAACGAAAGGAATTCCGATTGCGCAAAGTGTTGCCACTTACTTGAATGTGCCGTTTGTCATTGTTCGGAATGATTCAAAAATTACTGAAGGCTCAACAGTTAGTGTTAATTATGTGTCAGGGTCATCTGAACGCATTAAGAAGATGGAACTTTCTAAACGTAGCTTGACTGAAGGCGCCAATGTTTTAATCGTGGACGACTTCATGAAGGGTGGCGGAACTATCAATGGGATGAAGACACTGATTGAAGAATTTGATGCGAACTTGATTGGGATCACCGTGTTTGCGGAAGCCGCCTTTACTGGTAACCGGTTAATTGATGACTATACATCATTGTTGCGGGTTACGAATGTCAACGATAGTGAAAAAGCCATTAAGGTGGTGCCTGGAAACTATCTTGAAACGGTTTTTGGTGCCGAAGTTTAA
- a CDS encoding flavocytochrome c has protein sequence MKFIGIVGTNAKKSYNRTLLKFMQQHFAAKAEIEILELTDVPMFDESIDQSQSPVIQNFVTKITAADGVIIATPEHNHSIPSALKSLIEWLSFKLHPLDGKPVMIVGASYSVQGSSRAQLHLRQVLDAPGVNASVMPGSEFLLGRAQTAFDATGQLKSAGTIDFLESCFAKFMKFADLVAAMAAPTAVSYQPGTYDVTATGHNGDLPMAVTLSADRIESIKIDTKSETKGIADVAFKRIPQAIIDGQTLAVDAISGASITSHGVIDGVAQAVKQAGANPDDLKKRAQPQTKPQQNVIDITTDVVVVGAGGAGLTAAARVLQAGRNVLVLEKFPAVGGNTVRAGGPMNAADPDWQHQFDAIPGEKHTLKEIAAIDETTIDPEYLADFRALKTQIKGYLTENADQRGYLFDSTLLHRIQTYLGGKRTDLNGTKIYGQYDLVKELTDHALDSVKWLEKIGVRFDQSQVTMPVGAIWRRGHKPMGDLGFAYIQALQPYVTTHGGRIMTETAVKSLTTTNGKVDGLIADGPKHEKIIVHAKAVILAAGGFAANTKMLQQYNTYWTAIDDDIKTTNSPAMTGDGIRLGTSVGADLVGMGFSQMMPVSDPETGELFSGLQVPPQNYVMVNQAGKRFVNEYGSRDELTQAAIDNGNLFYLIADDAIKATAYNTTQAKIDQQVAAGTLFRAPSLSALAKQLNMDPAVLIKTVTDYNSYVDAGEDPEFHKNAFDLKVAVAPFYATPRKPATHHTMGGLKIDTGAHVLNKQGAIIDGLYAAGEVAGGIHAGNRLGGNSLADIFTFGRIAATTAMQDELTVTSLVN, from the coding sequence ATGAAGTTTATCGGAATCGTGGGTACGAATGCTAAAAAGTCCTATAATCGGACCCTATTAAAATTTATGCAACAACATTTTGCGGCGAAAGCTGAGATTGAAATCCTGGAACTGACGGATGTTCCCATGTTTGATGAATCTATTGACCAGTCACAAAGTCCAGTAATTCAAAATTTTGTCACGAAAATCACGGCGGCGGATGGCGTCATCATTGCGACACCGGAACATAATCATTCAATTCCGTCAGCGCTAAAAAGTCTCATCGAATGGTTATCGTTCAAATTACATCCGTTAGATGGTAAACCGGTGATGATCGTGGGCGCGTCATACAGCGTTCAAGGGTCGTCGCGAGCACAATTACATTTACGCCAAGTCTTGGATGCACCAGGGGTCAATGCGAGCGTCATGCCAGGGTCAGAGTTCCTACTTGGCCGTGCCCAAACGGCCTTTGACGCTACCGGTCAGTTAAAGTCAGCCGGGACGATTGATTTCTTAGAGAGTTGTTTTGCAAAATTCATGAAGTTTGCTGACCTAGTGGCTGCCATGGCCGCACCGACAGCGGTTAGCTATCAACCAGGGACTTACGATGTGACCGCGACCGGCCATAACGGTGATCTACCCATGGCCGTAACTTTATCAGCTGATCGGATCGAGTCGATCAAAATTGATACCAAGAGTGAAACAAAAGGGATTGCGGATGTGGCTTTCAAACGTATCCCACAAGCCATTATTGATGGGCAGACTTTGGCCGTCGACGCGATTTCCGGAGCTTCCATCACGAGTCATGGTGTCATTGATGGGGTCGCACAAGCAGTCAAACAAGCCGGCGCTAATCCCGATGATTTGAAGAAGCGGGCGCAACCGCAAACGAAGCCACAACAGAATGTGATAGATATTACGACGGATGTGGTGGTTGTTGGTGCGGGTGGTGCCGGGTTAACGGCCGCCGCCAGAGTGTTACAAGCGGGTCGTAATGTGTTAGTACTCGAAAAGTTCCCCGCAGTCGGTGGCAATACGGTACGCGCCGGAGGCCCCATGAACGCTGCGGACCCTGATTGGCAGCATCAATTTGACGCAATTCCCGGTGAAAAACACACTTTAAAAGAAATTGCGGCGATTGACGAGACCACGATTGACCCTGAATATTTAGCTGATTTTCGAGCATTAAAGACGCAAATTAAGGGTTATTTAACCGAAAATGCGGATCAACGCGGGTATTTATTTGATTCAACCTTGTTGCACCGAATCCAAACTTATTTAGGTGGGAAACGTACTGACCTCAACGGGACGAAAATCTACGGTCAATATGACTTGGTCAAAGAATTGACGGATCATGCTTTGGATTCCGTAAAATGGCTAGAAAAAATTGGGGTCAGGTTTGATCAATCACAAGTGACGATGCCAGTTGGGGCGATTTGGCGCCGTGGTCATAAACCAATGGGTGACCTTGGCTTTGCTTATATTCAAGCACTACAACCGTATGTGACGACCCACGGCGGCCGGATCATGACTGAAACGGCTGTCAAATCGTTGACGACTACCAATGGCAAAGTCGATGGCTTGATTGCGGATGGTCCTAAACATGAAAAAATCATCGTGCATGCCAAGGCAGTGATCTTAGCCGCCGGTGGTTTTGCCGCCAATACTAAGATGCTGCAACAATACAATACCTATTGGACGGCGATTGATGACGATATTAAGACGACGAACTCGCCAGCTATGACTGGTGATGGGATTCGGTTGGGAACGAGCGTTGGCGCGGACTTAGTTGGCATGGGCTTTTCACAAATGATGCCAGTTTCAGATCCTGAGACGGGCGAACTGTTTAGTGGCCTCCAAGTGCCACCGCAGAATTATGTGATGGTCAATCAAGCTGGTAAACGTTTTGTCAATGAATACGGTAGTCGAGATGAGTTAACCCAAGCGGCGATTGATAACGGCAACTTGTTCTATCTGATTGCGGATGATGCCATTAAAGCAACGGCTTACAATACGACTCAGGCCAAAATTGATCAACAAGTTGCTGCCGGAACCTTGTTCAGAGCGCCTAGTTTGTCAGCCTTAGCTAAACAGCTCAACATGGACCCAGCCGTATTGATCAAAACGGTGACTGATTATAATTCGTATGTGGATGCTGGTGAAGATCCAGAATTTCATAAAAATGCCTTTGATCTCAAAGTTGCAGTGGCACCGTTCTACGCCACGCCAAGAAAACCGGCGACCCATCATACCATGGGTGGCTTAAAGATTGATACTGGTGCACACGTGTTGAATAAACAAGGCGCCATCATTGACGGCTTGTATGCAGCTGGCGAAGTGGCTGGCGGCATTCATGCGGGTAATCGGCTTGGTGGTAACTCCTTGGCTGATATCTTTACCTTTGGCCGAATTGCTGCGACAACGGCCATGCAAGATGAACTGACGGTCACATCTTTAGTAAATTAA
- a CDS encoding NADPH-dependent FMN reductase produces MKLVGIVGTNATASTNRQLLQYMRQRYASKATIEVAEIAGLPAFNEPEDRTAPASIQALSDQIKAADGVIFATPEYDHSIPAVLKSAIEWLSYTTRPLISKPVLIVGASNGALGTSRAQAHLRQILEAPELKALVMPNVDYLLGHSLQAFDKAGQLKDAEKVAELDSDFTAFLAFVALTAKITPENKFVEKNQQFSWSQVTDGRDF; encoded by the coding sequence ATGAAATTAGTCGGAATTGTTGGCACGAATGCTACGGCATCAACCAATCGTCAATTGTTACAATATATGCGCCAACGCTATGCTTCTAAGGCCACGATTGAAGTTGCTGAAATCGCGGGCTTACCGGCATTCAATGAACCAGAAGACCGTACTGCACCGGCGTCGATTCAAGCACTATCTGATCAGATCAAGGCTGCGGATGGAGTGATCTTTGCCACACCAGAATATGATCATTCCATTCCGGCGGTACTCAAAAGTGCTATCGAGTGGTTATCATACACAACACGGCCTTTGATTAGTAAGCCCGTCCTGATTGTGGGGGCTTCGAATGGTGCGTTAGGCACCTCGCGTGCACAAGCCCATTTGCGTCAGATCTTAGAGGCACCAGAATTAAAAGCCTTAGTCATGCCGAACGTGGACTACTTGTTGGGTCATTCACTACAAGCTTTTGATAAAGCCGGTCAGCTGAAAGATGCTGAAAAAGTGGCCGAGCTAGACAGTGATTTCACCGCATTTTTGGCCTTTGTGGCGTTGACGGCGAAAATAACGCCAGAAAATAAGTTTGTCGAGAAAAATCAACAATTTTCTTGGAGCCAAGTGACTGATGGGAGGGATTTCTAA
- the ispE gene encoding 4-(cytidine 5'-diphospho)-2-C-methyl-D-erythritol kinase, which translates to MQIVEKAPAKINLGLDTLFEHQNGDKEWNMVMTSVDLADYVQIETLRTNRIEVATDSGFLPNDRRNLAFQAVSLLKRHYHIHSGVRIKIKKAIPVAAGLGGGSSDAAAVLRGLNRLWELNLDLATLAKLGLKIDSDVPYCVYSQTAHVTGKGELVRPLTKLPPMWIVLAKPKISVSTPNILRQVDYRQLTAHPNIDGLLAGIQHQQPNEIFPNMGNVLETITAKRYPEITQIKQQLLTFGADAAQMSGTGPTVFGVCRKQSRAQRVYNSLKGFCKEVYLVRPVNLTDR; encoded by the coding sequence GTGCAGATCGTGGAAAAAGCGCCAGCCAAAATTAATTTAGGGCTGGATACCTTGTTTGAACATCAAAACGGGGATAAAGAATGGAATATGGTCATGACTTCCGTGGATTTGGCCGACTACGTTCAGATTGAAACGTTGCGGACAAATCGCATTGAGGTCGCAACAGATAGTGGCTTTTTGCCGAACGATCGCCGCAATTTAGCATTTCAAGCAGTTAGTTTGCTAAAACGACACTATCATATCCATTCGGGCGTCCGGATTAAAATTAAAAAGGCTATTCCAGTAGCAGCCGGGTTAGGCGGTGGTTCTTCCGATGCTGCCGCGGTTTTGCGTGGCTTAAATCGTCTATGGGAATTGAACTTGGACCTAGCAACCTTGGCAAAACTTGGTCTCAAGATTGATTCGGATGTGCCTTATTGTGTTTATAGTCAAACAGCACATGTGACGGGGAAGGGCGAGCTCGTCCGGCCACTAACGAAGTTGCCACCAATGTGGATCGTGTTGGCGAAGCCGAAGATCAGTGTGTCCACGCCAAACATTTTACGACAAGTTGATTATCGTCAATTGACGGCGCATCCGAATATTGACGGTCTTTTAGCCGGCATTCAGCATCAACAACCGAATGAAATTTTTCCAAATATGGGAAACGTTTTGGAGACCATTACGGCTAAACGTTATCCAGAAATTACGCAGATCAAACAGCAATTGCTGACTTTTGGTGCGGATGCGGCGCAGATGAGTGGCACTGGACCGACTGTTTTTGGTGTTTGTCGGAAACAATCACGTGCGCAACGTGTTTATAATTCGCTAAAGGGTTTTTGCAAGGAAGTCTATTTGGTTCGGCCAGTCAATTTGACGGATCGGTAG
- a CDS encoding LysR family transcriptional regulator, translating into MPKTDSTNMLQFLDVLLKHGNFTRAAKDLYISQPYLTQTIKSVEHELGVTIIDREAAPLKLTPAGRLYYQYLTTLESQKDRFHQQISQFTTPAQQTIRLGILSSLGYYLLPLFLPTYLQVHPEVKIKLTEDISTRNEQRLLHGDLDFLVGQNPETVAPGLTIHDRGKDGYYAVIPKTSKYYHPQQAYINPGTVAIADLLHEPLILSPRGSSIRRQVDYLLQKYHVAPQIVIESTNTFTIAKLAEKGLGITFLPDSVTVRPDPENYNLYPLPASLLSLNYFIAFPSNQTLGQNEQDLVTIFLTSLEASLAEIASLSPE; encoded by the coding sequence TTGCCTAAAACTGATTCAACTAACATGTTGCAATTTCTGGATGTTTTATTAAAGCACGGTAATTTTACGCGAGCGGCGAAAGACTTGTATATTTCACAACCCTACTTAACCCAAACCATCAAAAGTGTTGAACACGAGCTAGGTGTCACAATTATTGATCGCGAAGCCGCCCCTTTAAAACTCACGCCAGCCGGGCGATTATACTATCAATACTTAACGACTTTAGAAAGTCAAAAAGACCGATTTCATCAACAAATCAGTCAATTTACCACCCCGGCACAACAGACGATTCGCCTTGGAATTCTTTCAAGTCTAGGTTATTACTTACTGCCTTTATTTTTACCGACTTATCTACAAGTCCACCCAGAGGTAAAGATCAAGTTAACCGAAGACATTTCAACCCGCAACGAGCAACGGCTTTTGCATGGCGACCTAGATTTCTTAGTCGGCCAGAATCCTGAGACGGTCGCTCCTGGACTAACCATTCACGACCGTGGCAAAGATGGCTATTATGCAGTAATTCCTAAAACTTCTAAATACTATCATCCCCAACAGGCCTACATTAATCCGGGGACGGTAGCGATAGCGGACTTACTGCATGAACCTTTGATTTTGTCACCACGTGGGTCGTCGATTCGGCGACAAGTCGACTATTTATTACAAAAATATCACGTTGCCCCGCAGATTGTGATTGAAAGCACGAACACCTTCACCATTGCCAAATTAGCTGAAAAAGGACTGGGGATTACTTTTCTCCCCGATAGTGTCACCGTTCGTCCTGATCCAGAAAATTATAATCTTTATCCCCTACCAGCGAGCTTATTGTCTTTGAACTATTTCATCGCTTTCCCAAGTAATCAGACCCTAGGCCAAAACGAACAAGACTTGGTCACCATTTTCTTGACCAGTTTGGAAGCCAGCTTAGCTGAAATCGCTTCGTTATCACCTGAATAG
- a CDS encoding Veg family protein: MPISLAAIKDKLDARIGQRMKVVAQAGRKKTTERHGILKETYRSVFVVDLDQQENAFERVSYSYTDVLTKNVQIAFEDETTEA, encoded by the coding sequence ATGCCAATTTCACTAGCTGCAATTAAAGATAAGCTTGACGCTCGCATCGGACAACGTATGAAGGTTGTTGCCCAAGCGGGCCGTAAGAAGACCACTGAACGTCATGGTATCTTAAAAGAAACGTACCGTTCTGTGTTTGTCGTTGATTTAGACCAACAGGAAAACGCATTTGAACGGGTCTCATACAGTTACACGGATGTGTTAACGAAAAACGTTCAAATCGCCTTTGAAGACGAAACAACTGAAGCTTAA
- a CDS encoding glycosyltransferase family 8 protein has protein sequence MADEINVLVTLNAGYLLPLKVMLWSLRTNNPTEKFNIWLVHASMTPAQVAEVQQLTTQFGWQLHNEQVTTAFKDQTPLIERYPQEMYFRLLCGQILPTTVKRVIYLDPDILVINAIRPLWELDLQGKMLAAAAHRGVTKLVDNVNQLRLGTTTSYFNSGVLVIDVAQARDKIKLADITAAIETYSATLILPDQDILNFLYGNDILEIPEEIWNYDTRKYLVYQTRTLTEHDIHWVMAQTVILHYCGTPKPWDAKSDGKFTGLFLNYQQQLNRLVATLAPVAE, from the coding sequence ATGGCTGATGAAATTAACGTGCTAGTAACTTTGAATGCGGGGTATTTACTGCCACTGAAAGTGATGCTCTGGTCGTTACGGACCAACAATCCAACGGAGAAGTTTAATATTTGGCTGGTACACGCCAGTATGACGCCAGCACAGGTCGCTGAGGTCCAACAATTGACGACTCAATTCGGGTGGCAGTTGCATAATGAGCAAGTGACGACAGCATTTAAGGACCAAACGCCATTGATTGAGCGCTACCCTCAAGAAATGTATTTTCGATTATTATGTGGTCAGATTTTGCCAACCACGGTTAAACGCGTGATTTATTTGGACCCGGATATTTTGGTGATCAATGCGATTCGGCCATTGTGGGAATTGGATCTACAGGGGAAAATGTTAGCGGCTGCGGCCCATCGTGGTGTGACAAAGCTAGTCGATAATGTGAACCAGCTACGTTTGGGCACGACGACCAGTTACTTCAATTCCGGCGTGTTAGTGATCGATGTTGCCCAAGCGCGGGACAAAATCAAGCTGGCGGATATTACCGCTGCAATCGAAACCTACAGTGCCACACTGATTTTACCGGATCAAGATATTCTGAACTTCCTGTATGGAAATGACATTTTAGAAATCCCAGAAGAAATTTGGAATTATGATACTCGGAAATACTTGGTTTATCAGACGAGAACGTTGACAGAACATGATATTCACTGGGTTATGGCCCAGACGGTCATCTTACATTACTGTGGCACACCCAAACCTTGGGATGCCAAGAGTGATGGTAAGTTTACTGGTTTATTTTTAAATTATCAACAACAATTAAACCGCTTGGTGGCAACGCTTGCACCGGTGGCAGAGTAA
- the glmU gene encoding bifunctional UDP-N-acetylglucosamine diphosphorylase/glucosamine-1-phosphate N-acetyltransferase GlmU, translating into MTTKNAIIMAAGKGTRMKSKLVKVLHQVCGKSMVDHVLTQVEATKMDNIVTIVGHGAKDVEAALGDRTQYAVQTEQLGTGHAILQAEPLLKNEAGMTLIVSGDTPLFRAETFQELFEYHQAKKAAGTVLTSEAPDPQGYGRVVRNHLGIVEKIVEQKDATKEEQEIHEINTGVYCFDNQKLFAALHQVTNDNAQGEYYLTDVIQIMKDQGDIVAAYRMSDFDESMGVNTRSALAQATKVMQKRINEAHMADGVSIVDPAATYIDAGVKIGADTVIEPGVLIKGKTTIGEDCFIGAHSEIHDMTIEDRVTVTASFLEDSIMHADSNIGPYSHLRPQAEIGEHVHLGNFVEVKKAQIGARTKVGHLTYVGDATLGKDINVGCGVVFVNYDGVNKHHTNVGDSAFVGSNSNIIAPVEVADHSFIAAGSTITDDIKFHEMGIARARQTNKPDFWKRVPHEPENM; encoded by the coding sequence ATGACAACCAAAAATGCAATCATCATGGCCGCCGGTAAAGGGACCCGGATGAAATCCAAGTTAGTCAAAGTACTGCATCAAGTTTGTGGCAAATCCATGGTCGACCACGTGTTGACCCAGGTTGAAGCAACCAAGATGGATAACATCGTGACCATTGTGGGCCATGGCGCTAAAGACGTTGAAGCGGCGTTAGGTGACCGGACGCAATATGCGGTCCAAACGGAACAATTAGGAACGGGACACGCCATTTTACAGGCGGAACCACTTCTCAAGAATGAAGCCGGCATGACGCTAATCGTCAGTGGCGACACGCCATTATTCCGCGCTGAAACGTTCCAAGAACTATTTGAATACCATCAAGCTAAAAAAGCAGCCGGAACGGTTTTAACGTCCGAAGCACCAGACCCACAAGGCTATGGCCGGGTGGTTCGTAATCATTTGGGCATCGTTGAAAAAATTGTGGAACAAAAAGACGCGACTAAAGAAGAACAAGAAATCCATGAAATCAACACAGGGGTTTATTGTTTCGATAACCAAAAGTTGTTTGCGGCCTTACATCAGGTCACTAACGATAACGCGCAAGGCGAGTATTATTTGACTGATGTGATTCAGATCATGAAGGATCAAGGCGATATCGTGGCGGCCTATCGGATGTCAGATTTTGACGAATCCATGGGAGTTAACACGCGTTCAGCCTTAGCCCAAGCAACGAAAGTCATGCAAAAACGGATCAATGAAGCGCACATGGCAGATGGCGTTTCAATCGTTGACCCAGCAGCAACTTACATTGATGCTGGCGTCAAAATTGGTGCGGATACCGTGATTGAACCAGGTGTTTTGATCAAAGGTAAGACAACAATCGGTGAAGATTGCTTCATTGGCGCCCATTCTGAAATTCATGACATGACGATTGAAGATCGGGTCACGGTCACGGCTTCCTTCTTGGAAGATTCAATTATGCATGCGGATAGCAATATTGGACCATACAGTCATTTGCGGCCACAAGCTGAGATTGGCGAACACGTTCACTTAGGCAACTTTGTGGAAGTGAAGAAAGCCCAGATTGGCGCGCGGACTAAGGTGGGACATTTAACTTATGTTGGTGATGCCACTTTAGGCAAAGATATCAATGTCGGCTGTGGTGTTGTTTTCGTCAACTATGACGGGGTTAATAAGCACCATACCAATGTTGGTGATTCGGCCTTTGTTGGCAGTAATTCTAATATTATTGCGCCAGTTGAAGTGGCGGATCATTCCTTTATCGCGGCCGGTTCAACCATTACCGATGATATTAAGTTCCATGAAATGGGCATTGCGAGAGCTCGGCAGACCAACAAACCGGACTTTTGGAAACGTGTCCCACATGAACCTGAAAATATGTAA
- a CDS encoding metal ABC transporter ATP-binding protein, translated as MTEPLIAVQHLGITFPNNQVFKDLSFNIEQGDFLTVIGENGVGKTTLIRALLGLVKPSAGRISYFPSKKAIKIGYVPQFRNLDQEYPLTVEDFVGLNIRGWLPWLTKAEHRQVQTAMAVTNIKKIKQRPLGMASGGEKQRAYLAQAIVQQPQLLILDESTASLDNEMKYELLDLVQNLNQTSNITVFFVTHDLPLAKQYAKHFLALRPGQQQFGDMAGMSVDQLKGVSNV; from the coding sequence ATGACGGAACCCTTAATTGCCGTTCAACACTTAGGGATTACTTTTCCCAATAATCAGGTTTTCAAGGATTTGAGTTTTAATATTGAACAAGGTGACTTTTTAACAGTCATTGGCGAAAATGGGGTTGGGAAAACCACCCTGATTCGGGCTTTGCTGGGGTTAGTTAAACCATCTGCTGGTCGAATTAGCTATTTTCCTAGCAAAAAGGCCATTAAAATTGGCTATGTCCCACAATTTAGAAATTTAGATCAAGAATATCCTTTGACCGTGGAAGATTTTGTCGGTTTAAACATTCGGGGCTGGTTGCCATGGCTGACTAAGGCGGAACATCGCCAAGTCCAAACGGCGATGGCGGTCACAAACATTAAAAAGATCAAGCAACGGCCATTGGGAATGGCTTCCGGTGGCGAAAAGCAACGCGCCTATTTGGCCCAAGCCATTGTCCAACAACCACAGTTATTGATTTTGGATGAATCCACCGCTAGTTTAGATAATGAAATGAAGTACGAATTACTAGATCTCGTACAGAATCTTAATCAAACCAGCAATATTACGGTCTTTTTCGTCACGCATGACTTACCTTTAGCTAAGCAGTACGCGAAACATTTTCTAGCGTTACGACCTGGTCAGCAGCAGTTTGGCGACATGGCGGGCATGTCGGTCGATCAGCTGAAGGGGGTTAGCAATGTTTAG
- a CDS encoding metal ABC transporter permease, protein MFSLAFMQNAYLAGTFIAIICGTIGVFVIARNLSFLTHTLSEIGFAGAAFGIFMGWTALTGMLIFTVVSSVIVGQMSVKQSRREASISAISALFIGLGILFLSLSNQTSSYATSILFGSVIGIAHADVIRVAVLSGIVLLAMLGLYRPLKFDSFDAIGAKVSGLWTTGISVIFLVLVAMSVSVAAQIVGSLLIFILLTLPAAAARYFVHTVSKMIGLSIGFALVGVWLGLYLSYVTNLPVSFFIASIECLFYIAALGYQRLRVGS, encoded by the coding sequence ATGTTTAGTTTAGCCTTTATGCAAAATGCGTATTTAGCCGGAACCTTCATTGCCATTATTTGTGGGACAATTGGGGTTTTCGTGATTGCGCGGAATCTGTCATTCTTGACACACACGTTGTCTGAAATTGGCTTTGCCGGGGCCGCCTTTGGGATCTTTATGGGTTGGACCGCTTTAACGGGGATGCTGATTTTTACCGTTGTTAGTTCCGTGATCGTGGGGCAGATGAGTGTTAAACAGTCCCGACGTGAGGCGTCAATTTCGGCGATTTCAGCGTTATTTATTGGGTTAGGAATTCTGTTCCTCTCACTATCCAATCAAACGTCGAGTTATGCAACGAGTATTCTATTTGGGAGTGTCATTGGGATTGCGCATGCGGATGTGATTCGGGTCGCGGTGTTATCCGGCATTGTGTTATTAGCGATGCTTGGCTTATATCGGCCTTTAAAATTTGATTCGTTTGACGCGATTGGTGCCAAAGTTAGTGGCTTATGGACGACTGGTATTTCAGTGATCTTCTTAGTCCTAGTTGCGATGAGTGTCAGTGTCGCGGCACAAATCGTGGGGTCATTATTAATTTTCATCCTGCTAACTTTACCGGCGGCGGCTGCACGATATTTCGTGCATACCGTCAGCAAAATGATTGGTTTGTCGATTGGATTTGCCTTAGTTGGGGTTTGGCTTGGCCTGTATCTCAGCTATGTCACCAATTTACCAGTCAGTTTCTTCATTGCGTCTATCGAGTGTCTATTCTATATCGCAGCCTTAGGGTATCAACGGCTACGCGTCGGTAGTTAA
- a CDS encoding alpha/beta hydrolase has product MKSTTKMGLKLAGVVGATTYAGSLLGGMVAYNFAMHVSDEQKQRGQALSRSENTEIENFWYSKQPKQQWLVQAFDGLNLVATYIPNPHAMGRLAILAHGLGHSREQMIPYARIFMSLGYDVLMPDARAFGDSEGHTIGYGWLDRLDYERWISMALDELGPDLAIVLMGISMGAATVMATSGEPLPNNVKAIVEDSGYADLYDEAKFRLTHKYHLPAYPIMPMANQIARSSAGYAFTDGHILKQVAASGLPILMIHGSKDQTVPVRNAHQLYEALPQQKGLYIDPEAAHVQAIRTHPDRYQAVINEFLTEQAGLN; this is encoded by the coding sequence ATGAAATCGACAACTAAAATGGGCTTGAAACTAGCTGGGGTCGTTGGTGCAACGACCTATGCTGGTTCGTTACTTGGCGGTATGGTGGCGTATAATTTTGCGATGCATGTGAGTGATGAGCAGAAGCAGCGGGGTCAAGCGCTATCCCGTTCTGAAAACACGGAAATCGAGAATTTTTGGTACAGCAAACAGCCCAAGCAACAATGGCTCGTGCAAGCGTTTGATGGCCTTAATTTGGTGGCGACGTATATTCCTAACCCCCATGCAATGGGGCGCTTGGCTATTTTGGCACACGGTTTGGGCCATTCGCGTGAGCAAATGATCCCGTATGCACGGATTTTTATGAGCCTTGGTTATGATGTTTTAATGCCGGATGCGCGAGCTTTTGGCGATAGTGAAGGCCACACGATTGGCTATGGCTGGTTGGATCGGCTAGATTATGAACGGTGGATCAGCATGGCGTTGGACGAGTTAGGGCCAGATTTAGCAATCGTCTTAATGGGAATTTCAATGGGTGCAGCTACTGTGATGGCGACGAGTGGTGAGCCACTACCGAATAATGTCAAAGCGATTGTGGAAGATAGCGGTTATGCTGACTTGTACGATGAAGCTAAGTTTCGCTTAACGCATAAATATCACTTGCCAGCCTATCCAATAATGCCGATGGCGAACCAAATTGCGCGCAGTAGCGCTGGTTATGCGTTTACGGATGGTCATATCTTAAAACAAGTCGCAGCCAGTGGCTTACCGATTCTGATGATCCACGGGTCAAAGGATCAGACGGTTCCAGTTCGCAATGCGCATCAATTATATGAAGCTTTACCACAACAAAAGGGTTTATATATTGATCCAGAGGCGGCGCATGTTCAAGCGATTCGGACTCATCCGGATCGGTATCAAGCAGTAATCAATGAATTTTTAACTGAACAAGCGGGGCTAAACTAA